In Myripristis murdjan chromosome 9, fMyrMur1.1, whole genome shotgun sequence, the following proteins share a genomic window:
- the arrdc1a gene encoding arrestin domain-containing protein 1a, with protein MGKLQEFELTFDSNKIVYSPGESISGTLKIKLAQSLQCKAIKVNCNGFCGITTKVNDTAWQEEEQYFNSTVSMADKGTLKQGDHSFPFKFLIPASAPTSFEGNYGRIIYRVRAFVDTPRFSKDYKTEKPFYLLSLLNLNEVPDILEPSSSAVTRQFTYLLVKTGTVVLRAQSDMKGYTPGQIIQLTANIHNQSGKSTGTVVASLMQRVTYETKKPTHDVRTIAEVEGAGVKAGKEAEWKEKIIVPPLPQSSLIGCDLIKIEYYIKVSLKSPEVMLTLPIHIGNISLDKKAHTSSKAAASTSSAVKETTTSASATTITATTPTLPPRPAPKPAPRAAPRSRVSSYISPSAPPAEDHQGAVGGMSPGGPMSEAIPTKSHSQLGVSGPHAAVSPTAFSYAPGLTFPQNQRSNGSTADSNGPLFCVSTGATIPFFSESSTTPMPATCPLILPPDYRNSAYPQEAPPSYDESCNT; from the exons CAATCAAGGTGAACTGCAATGGTTTCTGTGGAATTACCACCAAGGTAAATGACACAGcatggcaggaggaggagcagtacTTCAACAGCACCGTTTCCATGGCAGACAAAG GAACCCTGAAACAGGGAGATCACAGCTTTCCCTTCAAGTTTCTCATACCAG CTTCTGCTCCCACATCTTTTGAGGGCAACTACGGGAGGATCATATACAGAGTGAGGGCTTTTGTTGACACGCCACGATTTAGTAAGGACTATAAGACAGAGAAGCCCTTCTACCTACTAAGCCTCCTCAACCTGAATGAAGTGCCGGACATACTG GAACCCAGTTCCTCTGCAGTGACCCGGCAGTTCACCTACCTGCTGGTGAAGACAGGGACAGTAGTGCTAAGGGCACAGAGCGACATGAAGGGTTACACACCGGGCCAGATCATTCAGCTGACTGCCAACATCCACAACCAGTCTGGGAAGAGCACTGGCACTGTGGTGGCCAGTCTTATGCAG agagtGACCTATGAGACCAAGAAGCCCACCCATGATGTGAGGACAATAGCGGAGGTGGAGGGTGCTGGGGTGAAAGCTGGCAAAGAGGCCGAGTGGAAGGAGAAAATCattgttcctcctcttccccagTCTTCCTTAATCGGCTGTGACCTGATAAAGATTGAATATTATATTAAA GTCAGTCTAAAATCTCCAGAAGTCATGCTGACGTTACCCATCCACATAGGGAACATCTCACTggacaaaaaagcacacacttCCTCCAAAGCAGCCGCCTCTACCTCTTCTGCTGTCAAGGAAACGACGACCTCTGCCTCAGCCACCACCATTACTGCCACCACCCCTACCTTGCCCCCTCGCCCAGCTCCAAAACCGGCCCCCCGTGCTGCCCCTCGTTCCAGAGTCTCCTCTTACATCTCCCCCAGCGCTCCTCCAGCTGAAGACCATCAGGGGGCTGTGGGTGGGATGAGCCCCGGGGGGCCGATGAGTGAAGCCATTCCCACAAAGAGCCACTCCCAGCTGGGCGTCTCAGGGCCCCATGCCGCTGTGTCACCCACTGCTTTCAGCTACGCGCCGGGCCTCACATTCCCCCAGAACCAGCGGTCCAACGGCTCCACAGCGGACTCCAACGGACCTCTGTTCTGTGTGTCCACCGGGGCCACCATACCTTTCTTCTCTGAGAGCAGCACCACGCCGATGCCAGCCACCTGCCCACTCATCCTGCCTCCAGACTATAGGAACTCTGCATATCCACAAG AGGCTCCGCCTTCCTACGATGAGAGCTGCAacacatga